A genomic region of Corticium candelabrum chromosome 22, ooCorCand1.1, whole genome shotgun sequence contains the following coding sequences:
- the LOC134197172 gene encoding phospholipid-transporting ATPase ABCA3-like, which produces MVKFRQYFLLLWKNYVLQKRRPISTAFEIILPTFFILILAVIKTNPNLKEETRCANISDAGCSWSRFRPTDGLSENEAKEWLDFGVDLPILLETPPFNKTKKLAFTPNTTLTQRIMTRAMDIIINATQVPSIIEAQPFKNETEMVNYLVELNNNASFHRINKLDIFNYSDYLGAVVFKFSDNAETLPVNIDYQIRLNSRPRLCALDPTQDSGINTDPSLECTWLTQLAYPLYPLQVLRDEKYRQTDRQIENIRIDRQTDEQETDGWTDTQTDRQKIYVLTDR; this is translated from the exons ATGGTGAAGTTTCGTCAatattttcttcttttgtgGAAGAACTACGTTTTACAGAAACGCAGACCGATTTCTACGGCATTTGAGATCATTCTGCCAACATTTTTCATCCTAATTCTCGCCGTTATCAAAACAAATCCGAACTTGAAAGAGGAAACGAGATGTGCGAACATTAGTGATGCAGGCTGCTCGTGGTCGAGGTTTAGACCAACAGACGGA CTTAGTGAAAACGAGGCAAAAGAATGGCTGGACTTTGGGGTCGACCTCCCAATCTTGCTGGAGACACCGCCGtttaacaaaacaaaaaagcTTGCATTTACTCCAAACACGACACTCACTCAACGAATCATGACAAGAGCTATGGACATCATTATCAATGCCACACAAGTTCCCTCCATCATTGAAGCTCAGCCGTTCAAAAATGAAACCGAAATGGTCAACTACCTTGTCGAGCTGAACAACAATGCGTCGTTTCATAGAATCAACAAATTGGATATTTTTAATTACTCGGATTATCTCGGAGCCGTTGTCTTCAAGTTTTCTGACAATGCAGAGACTCTCCCTGTAAATATTGACTACCAAATACGTCTTAATTCTCGGCCGCGTTTGTGTGCTCTTGATCCTACGCAGGACAGTGGGATTAACACGGATCCGTCTTTGGAATGCACGTGGCTCACACAGCTTGCGTATcctctttatccactgcaggTGCTACGAGATGAAaaatatagacagacagacagacaaatagaaaatatacgtatagacagacagacagatgagcaggagacagatggatggacagacacacagacagacagacagaaaatatacgtattgacagacagatag
- the LOC134197178 gene encoding phospholipase B-like, with protein MEVFSLFIWFFSVFCLGDAVTATLYRDSDGKFVVQEVLDKQKGIAYGSFVDEINKTGWSQLDIRSGYGLPVDDEVVMYAAGYLEGAFTARMIPQCQHNLRSIMMEVIKTDENLAKVEKFLQQQFDWMKSMIMGNKKDPFWRHIHLIYQQFMGLFDGYNAFSPTGKQATELEFLLFNAYPNTPDILAAVVPEMAPKWDEMTIEEIRRKSALLGHCSALVKVTPGYEDVLIGHTTWTGYPSMLRIFKHYSFNLQEPTTGSQTLSFSSYPGVLVSIDDYYIMGRGMVMMETTNDVYDNRLFKLVKPESLLTWQRVRVACQMAHDAMEWTDAFTRYNSGTYNNQYMIVDLNKIKVKDSIGDNALRIAEQTPGLVVSTDVTPVLRAGYFASYNVPFSEEIYNRSGYPAFVAKHGPEFSYSLAPRAKIFRRDQSKVVDIESLKHLIRYNNYKNEEYADQDPCNTICCRGDLSATPNADGCTDAKVTNYSLAYSRITHGISGPTTEGGLPVFSFTGAFKDVAHEGMPIYWNFSFVTLQPGEQLN; from the exons AAAATTTGTTGTACAAGAGGTACTGGACAAGCAGAAGGGAATTGCCTATGGCTCATTTGTTGATGAAATTAACAAGACTGG TTGGTCACAGCTGGACATAAGGTCTGGCTATGGTTTACCTGTTGATGATGAAGTTGTCATGTATGCCGCTGGTTACTTGGAAGGCGCATTCACAGCAAG AATGATTCCACAATGTCAACACAATCTGAGGTCAATAATGATGGAAGTTATTAAGACGGACGAGAATTTAGCAAAAGTTGAGAAATTTCTTCAGCAGCAG tttGATTGGATGAAATCGATGATTATGGGCAACAAGAAAGATCCTTTTTGGAGACACATTCACCTTATTTACCAGCAGTTTATGG GTCTATTTGATGGCTATAATGCTTTTTCTCCAACTGGCAAG CAAGCCACTGAATTGGAGTTTCTATTATTCAATGCTTATCCAAATACACCAGATATACTGGCAGCTGTTGTGCCAGAAATGGCCCCAAAGTGGGATGAAATGACAATAGAAGAGATCAGACGCAAA TCGGCATTGTTGGGTCATTGTTCAGCATTGGTGAAAGTTACTCCTGGATATGAAGATGTCTTGATTGGCCACACAAC GTGGACAGGATATCCTTCAATGCTAAGAATCTTCAAACATTACAGCTTCAATCTTCAAGAGCCAACAACCG GCTCGCAAACGTTGTCATTTTCCAGCTATCCTGGAGTCTTAGTTTCTATTGATGATTATTACATTATGGGAAG AGGAATGGTTATGATGGAGACGACTAATGATGTGTATGATAATCGTTTGTTTAAGCTGGTAAAGCCAGAGTCGCTGTTGACATGGCAACGAGTTCGAGTTGCTTGCCAGATGGCTCATGATGCCATGGAGTGGACGGACGCGTTCACTCGCTATAAttctg GAACGTATAATAATCAGTATATGATTGTTGATCTCAACAAGATCAAAGTAAAAGATTCCATTGGAGACAACGCTCTTAGAATTGCTGAACAAACTCCAGG CTTAGTTGTGTCAACAGATGTAACACCCGTCCTTCGTGCAGGATACTTCGCTTCATACAATGTACCATTCTCTGAAGAG ATTTACAATAGAAGTGGATATCCAGCATTTGTAGCAAAACATGGTCCTGAGTTCTCGTATTCATTGGCTCCTCGAGCCAAAATATTTCGAAGGGACCAAAGCAAA GTTGTTGATATTGAATCATTAAAGCACTTGATTCGTTATAACA ATTACAAGAATGAGGAATATGCTGATCAGGATCCGTGTAATACAATCTGTTGCCGTGGTGATCTGAGTGCCACACCAAATGCGGATGGCTGCACCGATGCCAAGGTTACTAACTACTCGTTGGCATATTCGAGGATCACCCACGGCATCAGTGGACCAACCACAGAG ggTGGTTTGCCTGTATTCTCATTCACTGGAGCTTTTAAAGATGTTGCACATGAAGGAATG ccAATATATTGGAACTTTTCCTTTGTGACATTACAACCAGGTGAACAGCTGAACTGA
- the LOC134197175 gene encoding growth arrest and DNA damage-inducible protein GADD45 alpha-like, producing MTRARRASSVRLDGLRKVSVGSMLSDCVRHVLTAARDEANLICGVGAVAEALESDVDAALCVLATGDSELSDPAVQIYFKLIEAFCIEYGVHLLKVDSSLLLAKWTRQSSVKSRARRGCVLITGDKYSKALAILRSYCMQEGGFVSKSSLRLRERVEAESEIGVGNSCVE from the exons ATGACTCGTGCAAGGAGAGCGTCTTCAGTCCGTCTGGACGGCTTGAGAAA AGTCAGTGTCGGATCGATGCTGTCCGACTGCGTTCGACACGTGCTCACGGCTGCGAGAGACGAAGCGAATCTCATCTGCGGTGTTGGTGCGGTCGCTGAAGCTCTGGAAAG TGACGTCGATGCTGCGTTGTGCGTGTTGGCGACCGGCGACAGCGAGTTGAGCGATCCTGCTGTTCAGATATATTTCAAGTTGATCGAGGCGTTTTGCATTGAGTACGGCGTGCATTTATTGAAG GTCGACAGCAGTTTGCTGCTTGCAAAATGGACGAGGCAGTCGAGCGTGAAAAGTCGAGCACGACGCGGTTGTGTTTTGATCACG GGAGACAAATATTCTAAGGCTCTTGCTATATTGCGGAGCTACTGTATGCAGGAGGGAGGTTTCGTGTCCAAGTCGAGTCTCAGATTGCGTGAAAGGGTGGAGGCTGAGTCGGAGATTGGTGTTGGCAACTCGTGTGTGGAGTGa